The DNA segment AATCCAATATCACACTCCTCAAACTCTCCATAAATCGACTTAAGGGCACAACTATTCGCACAAGTCCCTGTAGTCGAAAAGTCCTGGGATGAAATTGTCTCATGAGACCCGAGAGCCTGGTCTTCGTCCCACGGTGCTCCCAACTAGATTTCTGTTGTCGATAAGAGTCTTTCCGCGTCTTTAAAGGTGCAGATATCAAGATTGCAGAAAGCTCATAAAAAAGTAACCTATCCATGCAAACAAATACTTGCTTGCATACGTTATGCTAATTGGAAAGGCCAAACCAATGGGAAGAATAAAGAAAAGTATACCGAGCAAGAAGTCTACCGATGTGAGGCAGCGTGAGATTATCGATGCCGCTATGAAGATACTTACCTCAGATGGTGCACGGCAGTTTACGGCTGAAAGATTGGGCAAAGAGGTGGGTTTGGCCAGCGGCTCCATTTTTCGGCATTTCCGTTCCTTAGAAGAGATTCTTGACGGCGTCGTGGACAGGGTCGAGGAAATCATCTTTACAGATCCACCTTCACGGGGGAATAGCCCGCTGGAGACACTGCGTCTTTTCTTTGAATTCCGGGTACTAGCCATCCATGAACACCCGGAGGTTTCGAGACTTCTGCTGACGAGTATACTGATTCCCAAGGGCAAGAGGTCGGCGCGGGACCGACGCTTACGGGAATTTAGACTGCGTTCAAGACGGATAATTATGGACTGCCTGAAGGAAGCAAAAAAGGAAGGCGCCCTAAGTAAAGGGATTCACCTTGAGGCCGCCACTATGTTAGTACTGGGTGCCATATATGCTATTGGTCACGTACCAGCGGGATCAAACCAAGGCAATATCGATAGCGGCTTGATCCGGCACATTTGGCATCTGCTCGAAAGATCACTAACGAATGGATAACAAGGAGTTTCACAATGAAATCTAGCCTACTTATACCGTCAAATCTGGCTCTCACTGTGCTATTGTTACTTGCAATAGTCTTCCAGGGATGCAGTAATAAGGCCGAGAATCGGACTCACACTAACCAGGTACAGCAGTCTTCCAGCAGAGATACCGTTCGGCTGGAGATTACCGGTAATGACCAGATGAGATACAATGAAAAGGAGTTGCGGGTTAAGGCAGGTGACGTGGTAGTACTCACCATGAAGCATGTGGGCCAGATGCCCAAGACGGTAATGGGCCATAATTGGGTCCTATTGAAGCACGGAGTTGACATGGCCAGCTTCGCACAGGATGCAATGCAGGCCAAGGCCACTGACTATATTCCAGCAGCTCGTAGTGGTGACATTATCGCTCATACAAAACTGCTTGGTGGCGGAGAATCAGATACTATCACCTTCGACGCTCCAGCCCAAGGAACATATACTTTTCTTTGTTCATTTCCCGGACATTATGGAACCATGAATGGACTGTTTATCGTCGAGTAGGCCGATCCAGCTTCCCAAGCGATCCCCGGACAAAAATGCCAATTGGTATCGGGTATTTGTCCCATCTGGATCGCGAGCAGGGGTCATAGTATACGGGAATGGATACGACCGACGGCAAGGAGAATGGAGTATAAAGAAGAATGGAGTATATAAGTGAGTAAGGCGCTGAATACAATAGATAAGGATCTGGGCTCTACAGGTATGTCGCGGTTGACCTTTCTCAAGTTGAGCGGTGCATTGTTGGGCACAGGCCTGCTCGTAGCCTGCAATCTTGGAACAAGTGAGGATGGCTCATCAAGTAAGTCTGATGAGCCTTTGGATAGCAATGCTGGTTCTGCCGCGGCTGCAGCAGCTGTTCCGTTGGTAGTCAAAAGGGTAGCAGCAGAGCCCTCGAAAATTCCTCCACCTGTCAAACACACCATGCCTAAACTCCACCGGGTCAGTATTTCCTGCCAGGAGATCGTGGGAGAAATTGAAACGGGGAAGCGCTTTCAGTATATGACCTTCAACGGTCAGGTGCCGGCCCCAATGCTGCGTGCAAGGCAGGGTGATACTATCGACTTATCGGTTACCAATGCCAGTACTGCAATGCATCCTCATAGCGTAGACTTTCATGCCGTATATGGTCCGGGCGGAGGTGCCGAAGCAACCATGGTTGCACCTGGACAGACAAGACATCTCAAATTCAAACTGATGTATCCAGGAGCATTCATCTATCACTGCGCGGTACCTAACCTGGATTACCACATCAGTAGTGGTATGTATGGCCTAATTTTGGTGGAGCCATACAAGGGACTTCCGCCGGTAGATCATGAATTCTACTTCGGTCAAAATGAAATCTATGTTCAGACCCGGAACATAGGATCTAATGGCCTGTTGCCGTTTGATTTCATCGCTTTAACGGACGAGAATCCGCAGTATGTTGTGCTCAATGGTGAAAGTGAAGCAATTACAGACTTCCGATATGGCTCGCTGAAAGTCAAAAAAGGTGAAACCGCAAGGATCTTCTTTGTGAATGGCGGACCTAATCTGATCAGCAGTTTCCATGCGATTGGCAATGTCTGGACCAAAGTTTGGCGTGAAGGTGCGCTAATCAATACACCCGAGCGGTATCTACAGACTGTGGCTGTCAGCCCGGGTAGTTGTGCGGTACTCGAGATGGAATTTCCTGTGCCGGGATCCATAAAACTGGTAGATCACTCACTAAGCAGGGTCGTTCATAAAGGGGTAATGGCGACAATCGATGTCGAAGGTGCACCTGAGCTGGAGATATTTGACCCAACCAACACACAGTGAGTTCCCGATTGATAGGTGCTGATGTAACTGGGTCAGATCAGATGGCGCGAAGTAGTGTTCTGTATCGTGTAAAGAAAGATCGCTGACGCTATTTGTAAGGTGAAAGGCCGGGCAAACACTTGGCAATTACTGTTGAAATTAGGAGTCAAAAATGAGTGCTATGAATCCAAGAATCGACTTCAATAAAAAATACAGACAAGCGCTTGCAGGGTTATTTGAACTGGAACGATTTGTTGAGGCGGCTGGAATCGACAAATCACTTCTTGAGCTTGTAAAGTTACGGGCATCACAGATAAATGGTTGCGCATTCTGTATAGATATGCATACCAAAAATGCACGCAAGGCAGGTGAGTCAGAACAACGGCTTTATGCCTTAAGTGCCTGGCATGAAACTCCGTTCTACACTGACCGTGAGCGGATAGCTCTGCAATGGACCGAAGCGCTCACGCTTATTGCTCAAACTGAAATTAGTGATGGACTTTACTCTGCCGCAAAGGAGCAATTTGGTGAAGATGGACTTGTTGTCCTTACGATGGCGATTGTGAGCATCAACGGCTGGAACCGTCTGGCCATAAGCTTCAGAACGGTCCCTGGTTCGTATAATGTCTGAAGAACTGGGTGGGAAACGGCCCACTGTCGCGGAGTATTAGAAATGGCGATTCACGTTCAAATCAAGCGCATTTATGAGATGCCTGACGATAAGGACGGCCACCGAATTCTGATCGATCGGCTCTGGCCTCGTGGAATCAGAAAGGCTGATGCGAACCTGGATGAGTGGAACAAGGCAATTGCGCCGTCCGCCGAACTCCGAAAGTGGTTTGGCCATCGCGAGGATCGGTTTGCAGATTTTGCAGAGCGCTACAGGCGTGAACTGCGTCAGAAGAACGGTGAACTCGGGCGCCTTAGGAAGATCGCAGATAAAGACGGACTAACATTGCTGTATGGTGCCAAGAGCGAAAAGATCAACCAGGCAGTAGTGCTGCAGCAGGTTCTAGAGACCAATGAGTAAGGGGGTACATTTATCCTCGGCATATGTGAACGCCTCAATTTGATAACGTGAGAAATCTATGCGCAACCAGCTAACAGATTGTTTGCCAACGCGTTCCACTTGAGCTGGGGTGGCCAAAACGCACCCGGAGTACAAACTCGATAAAAGTACGGGGAGAGTGAGGTCGGGGCCGCTTTGATTGAAACTCGGACCCTTTAGCAAATATGTCAAAGGGTTTTTTGTATATAGGGCATAATACCGCTTATAGTGACTCCGCCAATCCGGAACCAAGCCGGAGTTACTTCCCAATTGACAAATGGGTCCTTAAAGTAGTAATTTCCTTTTAAATATAAATGCGGAGTGGCTTTGGATATCTGGAAATTCTACGGTATTACGCATAAAAAGCACCTGGTTTGCAATCCCACAAGCGAAGCCAAACTAGTACATCTCGTCAAGATTCTGAACCTGCCTAAAGGGGCCGGAGTGGTCGATATCGCCTGCGGCAAAGGAGAGTTTTTGATTCGACTGGCCGAGCAATATGAAGTAAGAGGATTCGGAGTAGATATATCCCCATACTGCATCGAAGATTGCAAAAAGAAAGCCGCCGACAGATTGTTCAAGCCCAACATCGAATTCACAAAGATGGATGGTGCCGATTTCAGGCCGGAACAACCTGCGAGCCTGCAAATGGCCGCCTGCATCGGGGCCAGCTGGGTATTTAAAGGCCACAATGAAACGCTAGAAACATTGAAAAGCTGGGTTGTCCCGGGCGGCCTGGTAATCGTAGGCGAGCCATTCTGGCTCCGTGATCCCTCGCAGGAATATCTGGATGCATCAGGCAGTCAAAAGGGGGACTTTGGGACTCATGCCGATAATGTCAAGGCTGGAGAGAAACAGGGGCTTCAACTTGTCTATACCATTGTCAGCGACAAAAATGACTGGGATCAATATGAGGGCCTGCAGTGGTTGGCGGCTGATGAATACGCGCGTCAGAATCCCGATGACCCGGACATAACCGAACTCATGAACCGAGTTACGTCGGATAAGGACATCTACCTCAAGTGGGGCAGAGATACTATAGGATGGGCGATTTATATTTTCAGACGTAATGAATGAGGTTACTTTCCCTGCCCATTTTCATTATCTTAATACTCTCGAATACGTTACGTCAAGAATCGCATAGTTAAGCGGCACGTCGAAGGCAAATTGTACAGAAATCAGGGGAGAGTGAGGTTGGGGCCGCTTGTATTGGGAGTATCACGTAGGAGGTCGTTACGCCCCGGGACGGAAAGTCTCGTCGGCCCCGCCATAGAATGAAAAAGCCCCGGTTTCGGCCGGGGTTTTTGATTGGCATTAAAGCATCATATTTTTCTGTTAAAAACAACTGTAGTGATTATATTGAGGCCGTGAGCTGGAACCAGACAATGCCACGCTTTGAACGGCCCTCCCTCCACTTGGCACCGTCAGACTGTGTTAGGCTATTCCAATGAGCCGATTTCTTTTCAAACGCAAGGCTATCGCGGTGTCCGTCGCCGTGATCGTTGGATTACTTCACTTCATCACAGGTCCAACTTATCATGGTCCTTTTCGGGCTTTCGTCAACGGTTATATGATCGACATCCTCCTTCCATTAGCAATGTATCTGGTTCTTGGTGTCAGCGTGCAACCGATCGCGCGCAGTGGCATTGCCAGAGGTACCTTTGTATTCGCGATTGGAGCCATTACGGAAACGATGCAGTGCTTCGGCGTTCCGATTTTTGGTCGAACATTTGATCCGCTGGACTACCTCATGTTTGGGATAGGAATCGGGCTGGCAGCACTTTTTGAGAAAATTATGTTTTTCAACAATCCGATCGGGAGTCGCTCTTAAAAGCAGGGGAGTCGTGGTCTGATTTCCTGTCAGGTAACTTCAGTCGTTTGCAACAGGCTCGATCGGCAGCCTTTTTATAAACTCATATTATTTTCCACCGACTTCCGTCGATTCCGGTGTAGTGTAAACGGACTCGGAACTGGAAGCTCAAAAGAGTCTGAGGAGAGTGAGGTCGGGTCCATTTTTTTTTCCAGGGAATTCAGCCTGCGCTTTCGACTACCGGTCGCAGAATTCGTCCCGTAGGGTCCACCATTTTTGATAAGCCGCTGTGATACAGCGGCTTATGTGTTTATAAGATACTGTCACCGAAGAGTGGCGCTCGGCTCTCATAACGATCGGTCGAACCTCGGTCTATCTTTTCAATCTCCATGTCTCCATAACCCGGAATGGGGGCCGGCCAAGGCGTGCGAAAAGAGCCAGCGCTGCTGCGTTTCTCGATGCGGTTCCGTCATGGTAGGTTTTCCCGCCCATGGTCTTTAGAGAATGGAGCGCCTGAAGCATAGCGGCTGCACCAAATCCGCGCCCGCGGAAGGAGGGCAAAACGCCAAGGTAGTAGATAGTCGACCATCCGTCACTAGGATAGGTTTTGAGCGCGAGAACCGCGGCGGGATCGTTCCCACACATCCCGATCTGGAGTCGTTCGGGGGCCTGGACCGTTTCTTTCTCCTCGATAAGGGCTCTTAAAAATCCCGTAATATCTTCGTCCGGATTCGATGCCGGGTCGCTCTCGCTTGCCTGACGGAACAAGTCGACCGCCCGCGCGAGATCCGACTCGCATTCCGCGTTGACGCATTCCCAGACAAGATCAGCGTCATTCTCCGCCGCATCAAGCCTACTTAGTGCATCCGCGAGATCCATTTGG comes from the Candidatus Zixiibacteriota bacterium genome and includes:
- a CDS encoding hypothetical protein (Evidence 5 : Unknown function); translation: MGAPWDEDQALGSHETISSQDFSTTGTCANSCALKSIYGEFEECDIGFFCNRN
- a CDS encoding putative Transcriptional regulator, TetR family (Evidence 3 : Putative function from multiple computational evidences), whose amino-acid sequence is MGRIKKSIPSKKSTDVRQREIIDAAMKILTSDGARQFTAERLGKEVGLASGSIFRHFRSLEEILDGVVDRVEEIIFTDPPSRGNSPLETLRLFFEFRVLAIHEHPEVSRLLLTSILIPKGKRSARDRRLREFRLRSRRIIMDCLKEAKKEGALSKGIHLEAATMLVLGAIYAIGHVPAGSNQGNIDSGLIRHIWHLLERSLTNG
- a CDS encoding conserved hypothetical protein (Evidence 4 : Unknown function but conserved in other organisms) → MSAMNPRIDFNKKYRQALAGLFELERFVEAAGIDKSLLELVKLRASQINGCAFCIDMHTKNARKAGESEQRLYALSAWHETPFYTDRERIALQWTEALTLIAQTEISDGLYSAAKEQFGEDGLVVLTMAIVSINGWNRLAISFRTVPGSYNV
- a CDS encoding conserved hypothetical protein (Evidence 4 : Unknown function but conserved in other organisms) is translated as MAIHVQIKRIYEMPDDKDGHRILIDRLWPRGIRKADANLDEWNKAIAPSAELRKWFGHREDRFADFAERYRRELRQKNGELGRLRKIADKDGLTLLYGAKSEKINQAVVLQQVLETNE
- a CDS encoding hypothetical protein (Evidence 5 : Unknown function) → MINLTNENGINCASLIVFQEDRAGWAIVVSWKKGVDGLPDERSFHEALESSIAECEKEGALYISSRVITANEGVDEALTSARAALHRNFLSARGFARGEDRVEYQMDLADALSRLDAAENDADLVWECVNAECESDLARAVDLFRQASESDPASNPDEDITGFLRALIEEKETVQAPERLQIGMCGNDPAAVLALKTYPSDGWSTIYYLGVLPSFRGRGFGAAAMLQALHSLKTMGGKTYHDGTASRNAAALALFARLGRPPFRVMETWRLKR
- a CDS encoding membrane hypothetical protein (Evidence 5 : Unknown function), translated to MSRFLFKRKAIAVSVAVIVGLLHFITGPTYHGPFRAFVNGYMIDILLPLAMYLVLGVSVQPIARSGIARGTFVFAIGAITETMQCFGVPIFGRTFDPLDYLMFGIGIGLAALFEKIMFFNNPIGSRS
- the aniA gene encoding Copper-containing nitrite reductase, with the translated sequence MSKALNTIDKDLGSTGMSRLTFLKLSGALLGTGLLVACNLGTSEDGSSSKSDEPLDSNAGSAAAAAAVPLVVKRVAAEPSKIPPPVKHTMPKLHRVSISCQEIVGEIETGKRFQYMTFNGQVPAPMLRARQGDTIDLSVTNASTAMHPHSVDFHAVYGPGGGAEATMVAPGQTRHLKFKLMYPGAFIYHCAVPNLDYHISSGMYGLILVEPYKGLPPVDHEFYFGQNEIYVQTRNIGSNGLLPFDFIALTDENPQYVVLNGESEAITDFRYGSLKVKKGETARIFFVNGGPNLISSFHAIGNVWTKVWREGALINTPERYLQTVAVSPGSCAVLEMEFPVPGSIKLVDHSLSRVVHKGVMATIDVEGAPELEIFDPTNTQ
- a CDS encoding Azurin codes for the protein MKSSLLIPSNLALTVLLLLAIVFQGCSNKAENRTHTNQVQQSSSRDTVRLEITGNDQMRYNEKELRVKAGDVVVLTMKHVGQMPKTVMGHNWVLLKHGVDMASFAQDAMQAKATDYIPAARSGDIIAHTKLLGGGESDTITFDAPAQGTYTFLCSFPGHYGTMNGLFIVE
- a CDS encoding Methyltransferase; this translates as MDIWKFYGITHKKHLVCNPTSEAKLVHLVKILNLPKGAGVVDIACGKGEFLIRLAEQYEVRGFGVDISPYCIEDCKKKAADRLFKPNIEFTKMDGADFRPEQPASLQMAACIGASWVFKGHNETLETLKSWVVPGGLVIVGEPFWLRDPSQEYLDASGSQKGDFGTHADNVKAGEKQGLQLVYTIVSDKNDWDQYEGLQWLAADEYARQNPDDPDITELMNRVTSDKDIYLKWGRDTIGWAIYIFRRNE